A genomic stretch from Haemophilus parainfluenzae ATCC 33392 includes:
- the ypfJ gene encoding KPN_02809 family neutral zinc metallopeptidase encodes MRWEGRRESSNIEDRRGSGGGNFGGGKSTGVLGIIILLVGAYYGVDLSGLVGTPDFSGQSSQQLETQEEQQLASLSKVVLADTETVWGQYFRQMGKTYSEPTMVLYNGVTPTACGTGQSAMGPFYCPSDRKVYLDLSFYNEMKNKLGAAGDSAFAYVIAHEVGHHVQNMLGILPQVNRAQQSSDRKTANQLSVQLELQADCFAGVWASQAVKSGLFERGDEEKAFNAAEAVGDDRLQKRSQGYVVPDSFTHGTSAQRLEWFRKGLQSANPSVCNTFN; translated from the coding sequence ATGCGTTGGGAAGGTCGTAGAGAAAGCTCAAATATTGAAGATAGACGTGGCTCTGGTGGCGGTAACTTCGGTGGCGGAAAAAGCACCGGTGTGCTCGGTATTATCATTCTTTTAGTCGGCGCTTATTATGGTGTGGATCTTTCAGGATTAGTGGGTACGCCTGATTTTTCAGGACAAAGCTCTCAACAGTTAGAAACTCAAGAAGAACAGCAGCTTGCGAGTCTTTCTAAAGTTGTATTAGCCGATACTGAAACCGTTTGGGGACAATATTTCAGACAAATGGGTAAAACTTATAGCGAGCCAACCATGGTGCTTTACAATGGCGTAACGCCAACCGCTTGTGGTACAGGTCAATCAGCAATGGGCCCATTCTACTGTCCGAGCGATCGCAAAGTTTACCTTGATTTATCATTCTATAATGAAATGAAAAATAAACTGGGTGCAGCAGGTGATTCAGCCTTTGCTTATGTGATTGCACACGAAGTCGGCCACCACGTACAAAATATGCTCGGCATTCTGCCGCAAGTGAATCGCGCACAACAAAGCAGCGATCGTAAAACAGCAAATCAACTTTCCGTTCAATTAGAACTTCAAGCTGACTGCTTCGCTGGTGTTTGGGCGAGCCAAGCGGTAAAAAGTGGTTTATTTGAACGCGGTGATGAAGAAAAAGCGTTTAATGCAGCAGAAGCTGTGGGCGATGACCGTTTACAAAAACGCAGCCAAGGTTATGTGGTGCCTGATAGCTTCACTCACGGTACATCGGCACAACGTCTAGAATGGTTCAGAAAAGGCTTACAAAGCGCTAACCCTTCTGTGTGTAATACCTTTAACTAA
- the lysM gene encoding peptidoglycan-binding protein LysM yields the protein MGLFDFVSDIGKKVFSKEEDASKAVTQHIAEDNPGVENLSVTVENGVANIQGVASTAAALEKAVLMAGNIQGIHSVTSDASINNGEALGSDETFYVIQKGDTLWKIAEKAYGNGAKYTAIVEANKEVIKDADKIFPGQKIRLPKGL from the coding sequence ATGGGTTTATTTGATTTTGTCAGTGACATTGGTAAGAAAGTTTTCTCTAAAGAAGAAGATGCATCTAAAGCAGTGACTCAACACATCGCTGAAGACAATCCAGGTGTGGAAAACTTATCTGTTACCGTGGAAAATGGTGTAGCAAATATCCAAGGTGTAGCATCAACTGCAGCGGCATTAGAAAAAGCGGTATTAATGGCGGGTAACATTCAAGGTATCCACTCAGTAACAAGCGATGCAAGCATCAATAACGGTGAAGCCTTAGGCAGTGATGAAACATTCTATGTAATCCAAAAAGGTGACACCTTGTGGAAAATCGCTGAGAAAGCTTACGGAAATGGCGCGAAATACACCGCTATCGTTGAAGCGAACAAAGAAGTGATTAAAGACGCGGATAAGATTTTCCCTGGTCAAAAAATTCGTTTACCGAAAGGTTTATAA